In Dryobates pubescens isolate bDryPub1 chromosome 15, bDryPub1.pri, whole genome shotgun sequence, the following proteins share a genomic window:
- the LOC128897838 gene encoding MIEF1 upstream open reading frame protein-like, whose protein sequence is MAAWSREAVLTLYRALLRQGRGLRYTDRDFYLAFIRREFRKNRGLQRLEDKERQLEKGQAFLQSKLGGLI, encoded by the coding sequence ATGGCAGCGTGGTCCCGAGAGGCTGTCCTGACCCTCTATCGGGCTCTGCTGCGCCAGGGCCGTGGGCTGCGCTACACTGACCGGGATTTCTACCTCGCCTTCATCCGCCGAGAGTTCCGCAAGAACCGGGGACTGCAGCGGCTGGAGGACAAAGAAAGACAGTTAGAGAAGGGACAAGCTTTCCTGCAGAGCAAACTTGGGGGCCTTATTTAG